In the genome of Kallotenue papyrolyticum, the window TGATCGACGAGCTCCAGCTCGGCGCGTATGTCGGCGCGGCCAGCGTGGTCGATCCCTTCAACTTTCTGGACTACAACTTCACGCTGCAGCCCAGCGCCGATCGCTTTGTGCTGGGCACACCCAACCTGCTGAACATCGTCGCGCTGCACGCGGCGCTGGGCCTGCTGCTGGAGATCGGCATAAGCGCGATTGCCGAACGCATTCTGGCGCTGACCGATCACTTGATCGCCGCACTGGAGGAGCATGGCATCGCGGTACGCTCCAACCGCGAGCCGGCGCACCGCAGCGGCATCGTGATCGCCGCGGTGGCGCAACCGGAAGCTACCGCCGCACGCCTGTTGGCCGAGGGCATTGTCGTCTCGGCGCGCGGCGGTGGCCTACGCATCGCACCGCACTTCTACAACACGGCCCAGGATCTCGATCGGCTGGTTGCTGCGTTGGTCGGCGCGCGCTCAGCCTGACGTAGCGGAGTCCGAGCGCAGACGCAGCTCTTTGAAGGCGCGCGCCTGGCGCTCGATCGCCGGCTCGACCGCCAGCCGCTCAATGCTCGACGCGCCAAAGAAACCGGCGATGCCTTCGGTGTGGTCGAAGATATACTGCGCATCCTCCGGCGTGGCGATCGGACCACCGTGGCAGAGCACCAGAATGTCGGGTCGCACCTCCGCCGCGGCATCGCGCATCGCCTGAACGCGGCGCGCAGCCTCCTCCAGCGTGACGGCGGTCCGCGCTCCAATCGAGCCGCTCGTGGTCAGCCCAAGGTGCGGCACCAACACATCGGCGCCGGCTTCGGCCATGGCGCGCGCCTGGTCGGGATCGAACACATAGGGACAGGTGAGCAGGCCAAGGCGGTGGGCTTCGCCGATCATAGTGATCTCCAGCTCGAAGCCCATGCCCGTCTCCTCGAGGTTGGCACGAAAGACCCCGTCGAACAGCCCGACGGTGGGAAAGTTCTGGACGCCGTCGAAGCCCAGCGACTGGAGGTGACGCAGAAAGACCGGCATCAGGCGGAACGGGTCGGTACCACACACGCCGGCCAGTACCGGCGTGTCGCGCACCACCGGCAGCACCTCATGGGCCATCTCTACCACGATCGCATTCGCATCGCCGTAGGGCAACAGGCCAGCCAGCGATCCCCGTCCGGCCATGCGGTAGCGTCCGCTGTTGTAGATGATAATCAGGTCAACACCGCCACGCTCGGCAAACTTGGCCGAAATACCGGTGCCGGCGCCGGCGCCGATGATCGGACGTCCGGCAGCCACCGTGGATCGTAAGCGCCGTAACGCTTCTTCGCGAGTCAGAAACGGCATAGCCCATCCTCCTATGCACGCTCTGCGGTGCGCGCCTGGGCTGTAGATACGCCGGCCGTCGTCAGCAGCTCCAACAGCGCGGTTGCGACCCGCTCCGCAAAGGCCGGATCGTTGATGTTGAGCTCATGTTGTTCCACCGGGATATCAGGGCGCAGCCGCGCGGTGAGCGCTTGCACAAAGGCAGCATCGGCAGCCGGATCCCAGAAGCGCTCCCCAGGACTGTCGAGCATCGAAAAGCCGCGCAGCGGGATCAGCACGCGCACCGGACCGGTAGCGCGATTCAGCTTGTCGGCGAAGATCTCGCCCATGCGCGCATTCTCCTCCGGTGTGGTGCGCATCAGCGTCACGGTTGGATTCCACTCGTAGAAGAGACGGTCGCGGTAGCGCTCAGGGACCGTGCTGCGTGGACCAAAATTCACCATATCAATACAGCCGGGCACGACCACCTGCGGCACACCGCGCGCTGCGGCTGACTCCAGCCGGCTGGATCCTGCGCTGAACACGCCACCACAGACCTCATCTGCCCATTCGGTTGTAGTGATATCGAGCACGCCGGCAATGAAGCCATCGGCGATCAGGCTCTCCATGATCTTGCCGCCGGTGCCGGTGGCGTGAAACACCAGTACCTCATAGCCATGCTGCTCTATGATCGCTCGCGCCTGGTCGACGCAGGGCGTGGTATTGCCGAACATGCTCGCGGCGATCAGTGGTCGATCGCCCTGCTCGGCGGGCAGGTCCACAGCCAGCATACCGGCGAGCGCACCTGCGGCATTAGCGATGATGCGCCGGCTTAGGCGGTTCAGACCGGCAATGTCAACCACCGAAGGCATCATCACAACATCGCGAGCGCCAACGTAGGGACGCGTGTCGCCGGCGGCAACGGTGGAGAGCAGGAGCTTCGGCACGCCCACCGGCAGCGCCTGAAGCCCGGCGGCGATCACCGACGAGCCTCCGCTCCCTCCCATGCCGATGGCGCCCTGGATGCGGCCCTCCTCGTACAGGCGCCGCAGCAGCGTCGCAACCCCACGGGCCATGGCGGCCAGAGCTGCTCCCCGGTCGTTGGCCGCGCGCAGCGCCTGGAGATCGGCGCCGCCTGCCGTAGCGACCTCCGCGGCATCGATGGCAGGGGACACGCCGGGCGTGCCCATGACGCCGAAGTTGATGACCAACGGCTCGATCCCGGTGGCCTTCAGGCGCTCGCAGAGAAAGGCGTACTCTCCCGCCTTGGTGTCCAGCGCGCCAACCACTGCTACTGTCGGCATGGCTGTTCCTCCTTTGGCGATCGTTCCCTCTTGACAAACCGGGGAGCGCGGGTCTATACTGGACCCAGATAAGGATACAAGGTTGTATCCAAAAAGTTGTCCAGGTCGTCCCAGTTCCTATCATAGTCCGCCGCAGATGGGTCGTCAATAGGGTGGCGCTGCCGCCGCAGCGCGTGCAGCGCTGCTCAGGAGGAGCGTTGTGCATCCGCTCCAGTACGAAGCCATTCGCAGCGAGCTGACCGATGTGGTCGGCGAGGCGCATGTACTGACGACGCCGGCCGAGCGCCTGATCTACACCGGCGATTGGTCGTGGATGTCACAGCTCTGGCTCGATCGCGGCGCGACGCCACCACTTCCCGACTTTGTGGTGCAGCCCGGCACGGCGGACGAGGTCAGCCGCGTGCTGCGCATCGCCTCGACCTACCATCTGCCGGTTGTGCCTTGGGGCGGCGGTTCGGGAACCCAGGGCGGCGCAGCGCCGCTCTTCGGCGGGATTGTGCTGGATACCAAGCGGCTCGACCGTATTCTGGAGATCGACGAGACATCGCTGATCGTTCGTGCGCAGGCAGGCGTCATCGGCACAACCCTGGAGTGGGCGCTCAATGAACACGGGCTAACGCTGCCGCACTACCCCGCCTCGGCCAACTGCGCGACGGTGGGAGGCTACCTGGCGGCGCGCGGATCGGGGGTCATCTCCACCAAGTACGGCAAAGCCGAAGACCTGGTGCTGGCTCTGGAAGTGGTGCTGGCCGATGGGACGATCCTGCGCACGCTGCCGGTGCCCAGCCATGCAAGCGGTCCCGACCTGGTGCGCCTGTTCGTCGGCTCGGAAGGCACGCTCGGCGTGATCACCGAGGCAACCCTGCGCATCGAGCGGCTGCCGGAAGCGCGTCTCTTTCAGGGCGTTCTCTTCCGCGATCTGCACGCCGCGCTGGAGGCCGGTCGCCAGATCATGCTTGCTCGTCTGCAGCCCTGCGTGCTGCGCCTCTACGACGAAGCCTCATCGGCGACGGTGATTCGCCAGGTGCTGGGGCTTGAGCTGGCGGGCGCCTTTCTGATCATGGGCTTCGATGGCTTTGCCGAGATCGCCGCGGCGCAGGAGGCGCGCGCCCTGGCGATCTGCACGACGCTGGGCGGCGAAGTCATGGGCCGCGCCGCGGGCGAGCACTGGTGGCGCCACCGCTACGATTTCTACTACCCTCCGCTCGCGCTCGCGCTCCCCAGGCTCTATGGCACCATGGACACCGTATGCACATACGACCGTATCATGGCCATCTACCAGGCCAAAAAGCGGCTGATCGAAGAGCAGTTCAGCGCGTGGCAGGCGCGCTACATCGCCCACTTTTCGCACTGGTTTCCCTGGGGCGTGATGATCTATGACCGCTTCATTATCGACCAGCCGCCTGCCGACCCGGTCGAAGCCTTGCGCCTGCACAACCGCATCTGGACCAGCGCGGCGCGCGTGGCGCTGGCCCACGGCGCGGTGCTCAACGAACATCACGGCATCGGCTGGAAGCTGGGCCGGCTCATGCCTGAGCAATACGGCGCGGGCTGGCCGGTCGTGGTGCGCATCAAGCAGGCGCTGGATCCTGGCGGCATTATGAATCCGGGCAAGCTGGGTTTTCCGGCCCATCCTACTCCGGGTATGGGCTGAGGAGCGTAGCGGCTCCTGAGGCAATGAGCGTGGCTGAGCCAAGCGAAGATGCGACTATCACGGGCTGTCGTTACTGTCTGATGTGCCGGCATGTCTGTCCGGTCACGCGCGTGACGGCCAATGAGAGCACCTCGCCCCACGGCTGGGCGCTGACGATCGCGGCCGTGGCGCGCGGCCAACTGGCCTGGGACGCGACCACGGTTGACCTGCTCTACCGCTGCGCTGATTGTGGCTTATGCCAGGCCTGGTGCCGTACCGATCGCCCGTTGCCTGCCGCGATCCAGGCGGCACGCGCCGCTGTCGTGGCTGCCGGGCGCGCGCCCGGCGAGGTGCATCAGCTTCAGCAACGGCTGCGCGAATGGGGCAATCCCTTCGCGCCGGTCACCGCGCCGCCGCCGCAAGCGGCGCCCGTAGCGCTCTTTGTCGGCGCGGCCGCCTGGATCTATGCACATGAGGAGCTGCGCGCCGCCCAGCGTCTGTTGGCTGCGGCGGGCATCGAGGTCACGCTGGTCGGTTGCGGGCGCTCCAGCGGCTACCTGGCCGCGACGCTGGGGCTGCGTGACGTGGCGCAGGCGCTGGCACAGCAGACCTGCGCCGAGCTGGCGCACACCGGGAGTCACCTCGTGCTGACGCTGACCCCCGGGCAGGCCAGCATGCTGACCGATGGCTACGCCCGTCTGGGCCAGGCATTGCCTTCCGGGGTAGAGGTGCGCGAGCTGCCGGAACTGCTCTGGAGTCTGGTGCAACAGGGGCGGCTAGCCCTGCGCGCCCAGGCGCTTGAGCTGGCCTACCACGATCCCTGTCACACGCCACGCCGTGCCGCGCGCAGCACGATCCTGCGCCAACTCGTTGGCGCCACGACCACCCGCCCACTGCGCGAGCTGTTCTGGCATGGAGCGCGGGCAGCCCCGTGCGGCGCGAGCGGCGGACTACCCTGGACTCAGCCGACCCTGGCCGCCCACCTGGCGGCAGCCGTGATCGCCGATGCACAGGCGCGTCAGGTGAACGTCCTGGTGACCGACGCCCCGCCGTGCCTGGTGCACCTGCGGCAACATGCCGCTGCGGACATGCGCGTGCAAGGACTATACACGTTGTTGGCGGATCACCTCGAGGAGTGAGAAGCGGGAGTGATCAACGGCCACCCAGCACAGAGGAGGTCGATCCATGCAAGTCTCCATGCACAACTGGATGCGCGCAGAGCCGGTGATCGACACCATCCAGCGACTGGCCAGGTACGGCTACGACAGCATCGAGATCAGCTACGACAGCGTCGAACTCGCTCCAGGCGCACCCGGCACCCGCGCGGTGCGCGACATGCTCCGCGAACACGGGCTGCGCTGCTACGGCTCGATCAGCCTGATGTTTACCGGGCGCGATCTGATCCATGCCGATCCGGCGGTGCGCGAGCGCACCGTTGACTATCTCAAGCGCTGCGTCACCATGGTCAAGGAGCTCGATGGTCAGGTGATGAGCATCGTGCCATCCGAGGTCGGCAAGATCAAACCCATGGCTTCGCCCGAAGAGGAATGGCAGTGGGCGATCGAGGGCCTCAAAGAGGTGCACGACCATGCGACCAAAGCCGGCGTGCGCATGGCAATCGAGCCGCTCAACCGCTTCGAAACCAACTTCATCAACCGGCACGACCAGGCGCTGCTCCTCGCCGAAAGCGTTGCGCCCGATGTGGGTGTCTGCCTCGACCTCTTCCATATGAACATCGAAGAGGCCGACATGTATCGGGCCTTGCGCGCTGCCGGAGACAAACTCTACGACCTGCATGTCGCCGACAACAACCGCATGGCGTGCGGACACGGCATGCTCGATTGGCAGCGCATCTTTGCCACCCTGCGCGAGATCGGCTACGACGGCTCGCTGACGGTTGAGTTTGTGCCGCCGATCGATCGCACGCCGGCTAATCCGTACAAAAACGCGCTGGCTGCCGCCGAAAAGGAGCTGACGCCGGAACAACTCAAATTCATCGAGGATCACGGCAGCGGTGTTCTCTCGGAAGAGTTCTATTCCTGGCTGGTTGAAGAGTCGATCAAGACGTTGCGGCGCTACCTGTGAACACAACCCGCCTCCGTGAGCGCCGGTTGCGGGGGCCATGGTGGAGCTATGCCGACAGTATTGTTGATTGGCACCCTCGATACCAAGGGGGGTGAGATCGCCTACCTGCGCGATGTGCTGCAGGATGCGGGGCTAGCGACTCTGGTGTTGGATGCGGGGATTCTCGGTGCGCCGCTGGACTGCCAGCCGGACATTTCACGCGCCGACGTTGCCCAGGCGGCCGGCACGACCATCGAGGAGCTGCGCGCGATCGGCACGCGCGGCGCGGCGGTGGAACGCATGGCGCAGGGTGTTGCGCGCCTGGCACAGGAGCTGTTCGCCGCGGGACGGTTCCAGGCGCTGATCTGCCTGGGCGGCGCCGAAGGCGCGGTGCTGGGCGCTGCCGCGGCGAAGGTGTTGCCGATCGGTGTGCCCAAAGTGATTGTGTCGCCCATCGCCTCCGGGCGGCGACGCTTTGGCCCGTTGGTCGGCACGCGCGACGTTGTGGTGATCCACTCCGTAGTCGATATTCTCGGCCTGAACCCGATCAGCCAGGCCATCTTCGACAACGCTGCCGCCGCGGTCATCGGCATGCTACGCCATGGGCACCCCCTGCGCGAGGGCGACGGTCGCTACGTAGCGGTAACGATGCTCGGCAACACCACCGCGGGGGTGATGATGCTCAAGCAACACCTGGAAGCGCGCGGCTACGAAACCGTGATCTTTCATGCCAACGGCGTTGGCGGCCTGGCCATGGAAGAGCTGGCAGCGCAGGACCTGTTCGTGGGGGTGATCGACTTCACGCTCAACGAGCTGGCGAATGTACCGCTAGCGGGCTACCACGCCGCGCCCAGCCGGTTGGAAGCGGTTGGCGCGCTGGGGATTCCCCAGGTCGTTGTGCCCGGCTGCGTTGACTTTGCCGTCTTCGGTCCGCCGCAGAGCGTACCCGATGCTCTGCGCAGCCGTCCACACTACTACCACAATCCGGAATTCACCCTGGTACGCCTCACGCGCGACGAGATGGTGAGCCTGGCGGCGGTCATTGCGCGCAAGCTCAACGCCGCACGCGGCCCGGTAGCTGTGGCCATTCCCACCCGCGGCCTGTCGATCCCCA includes:
- a CDS encoding phosphoenolpyruvate hydrolase family protein; this encodes MPFLTREEALRRLRSTVAAGRPIIGAGAGTGISAKFAERGGVDLIIIYNSGRYRMAGRGSLAGLLPYGDANAIVVEMAHEVLPVVRDTPVLAGVCGTDPFRLMPVFLRHLQSLGFDGVQNFPTVGLFDGVFRANLEETGMGFELEITMIGEAHRLGLLTCPYVFDPDQARAMAEAGADVLVPHLGLTTSGSIGARTAVTLEEAARRVQAMRDAAAEVRPDILVLCHGGPIATPEDAQYIFDHTEGIAGFFGASSIERLAVEPAIERQARAFKELRLRSDSATSG
- a CDS encoding Tm-1-like ATP-binding domain-containing protein — encoded protein: MPTVAVVGALDTKAGEYAFLCERLKATGIEPLVINFGVMGTPGVSPAIDAAEVATAGGADLQALRAANDRGAALAAMARGVATLLRRLYEEGRIQGAIGMGGSGGSSVIAAGLQALPVGVPKLLLSTVAAGDTRPYVGARDVVMMPSVVDIAGLNRLSRRIIANAAGALAGMLAVDLPAEQGDRPLIAASMFGNTTPCVDQARAIIEQHGYEVLVFHATGTGGKIMESLIADGFIAGVLDITTTEWADEVCGGVFSAGSSRLESAAARGVPQVVVPGCIDMVNFGPRSTVPERYRDRLFYEWNPTVTLMRTTPEENARMGEIFADKLNRATGPVRVLIPLRGFSMLDSPGERFWDPAADAAFVQALTARLRPDIPVEQHELNINDPAFAERVATALLELLTTAGVSTAQARTAERA
- a CDS encoding FAD-binding oxidoreductase, encoding MHPLQYEAIRSELTDVVGEAHVLTTPAERLIYTGDWSWMSQLWLDRGATPPLPDFVVQPGTADEVSRVLRIASTYHLPVVPWGGGSGTQGGAAPLFGGIVLDTKRLDRILEIDETSLIVRAQAGVIGTTLEWALNEHGLTLPHYPASANCATVGGYLAARGSGVISTKYGKAEDLVLALEVVLADGTILRTLPVPSHASGPDLVRLFVGSEGTLGVITEATLRIERLPEARLFQGVLFRDLHAALEAGRQIMLARLQPCVLRLYDEASSATVIRQVLGLELAGAFLIMGFDGFAEIAAAQEARALAICTTLGGEVMGRAAGEHWWRHRYDFYYPPLALALPRLYGTMDTVCTYDRIMAIYQAKKRLIEEQFSAWQARYIAHFSHWFPWGVMIYDRFIIDQPPADPVEALRLHNRIWTSAARVALAHGAVLNEHHGIGWKLGRLMPEQYGAGWPVVVRIKQALDPGGIMNPGKLGFPAHPTPGMG
- a CDS encoding (Fe-S)-binding protein produces the protein MAEPSEDATITGCRYCLMCRHVCPVTRVTANESTSPHGWALTIAAVARGQLAWDATTVDLLYRCADCGLCQAWCRTDRPLPAAIQAARAAVVAAGRAPGEVHQLQQRLREWGNPFAPVTAPPPQAAPVALFVGAAAWIYAHEELRAAQRLLAAAGIEVTLVGCGRSSGYLAATLGLRDVAQALAQQTCAELAHTGSHLVLTLTPGQASMLTDGYARLGQALPSGVEVRELPELLWSLVQQGRLALRAQALELAYHDPCHTPRRAARSTILRQLVGATTTRPLRELFWHGARAAPCGASGGLPWTQPTLAAHLAAAVIADAQARQVNVLVTDAPPCLVHLRQHAAADMRVQGLYTLLADHLEE
- a CDS encoding sugar phosphate isomerase/epimerase family protein, whose translation is MQVSMHNWMRAEPVIDTIQRLARYGYDSIEISYDSVELAPGAPGTRAVRDMLREHGLRCYGSISLMFTGRDLIHADPAVRERTVDYLKRCVTMVKELDGQVMSIVPSEVGKIKPMASPEEEWQWAIEGLKEVHDHATKAGVRMAIEPLNRFETNFINRHDQALLLAESVAPDVGVCLDLFHMNIEEADMYRALRAAGDKLYDLHVADNNRMACGHGMLDWQRIFATLREIGYDGSLTVEFVPPIDRTPANPYKNALAAAEKELTPEQLKFIEDHGSGVLSEEFYSWLVEESIKTLRRYL
- a CDS encoding Tm-1-like ATP-binding domain-containing protein: MPTVLLIGTLDTKGGEIAYLRDVLQDAGLATLVLDAGILGAPLDCQPDISRADVAQAAGTTIEELRAIGTRGAAVERMAQGVARLAQELFAAGRFQALICLGGAEGAVLGAAAAKVLPIGVPKVIVSPIASGRRRFGPLVGTRDVVVIHSVVDILGLNPISQAIFDNAAAAVIGMLRHGHPLREGDGRYVAVTMLGNTTAGVMMLKQHLEARGYETVIFHANGVGGLAMEELAAQDLFVGVIDFTLNELANVPLAGYHAAPSRLEAVGALGIPQVVVPGCVDFAVFGPPQSVPDALRSRPHYYHNPEFTLVRLTRDEMVSLAAVIARKLNAARGPVAVAIPTRGLSIPNTPGGVFYDPDADGAFTEALCTRLRSDIPVRLVDTHINDPLFAATVAELFLEQMSSSVGTQRADAAAL